A genome region from Akkermansiaceae bacterium includes the following:
- the cadA gene encoding cadmium-translocating P-type ATPase: MKPENEGSDILGEEIHDLADHEGILGVRADPAHGRLEIEFDPSRLSEDELRDVASEHASGLAMELKKLSFRLESSGCEAGALKLEKKVGKIHGVRRATATYLGKVLCLTFDSSVAPEKDVIAGLKETGANIGPLELGKKEEKPLAAKIRSGELNEEISCGLGLLFLIAAFTVEKISGVNWWTHGLYLGAYVFAGQEGVKSAIASLKEKVLDVDVLMVLAAIGAAIVGAPFEGALLLFLFGFSNVLQRYAMERTHRAIESLLTLRPDNAFVKRNGTVVQVPVEELEIGETVVVKPGEQIPVDGTLSEGSTHVDESSLTGESMPVTKNPGSTLFAGTINQSGGIELTVTKRSDDSALARMVKLVAEAQAEKSRTQRFLEKAEQWYAMGVILFTIGVFLVPWLFWGETFGPAFYRAMTIMVVASPCALIISTPATVLSAIGGAARRGILIKGGSHLERAATIDIVAVDKTGTLTVGKPSLTEIVSPKGRHEFGDDLPPEAMEILRIAAGLEERSEHPLAHAVVVAAKKLKITSPPATAFQSTTGKGAEATIEDKRYAIGSERWFREIKAVGFDSFAELSKPLQEKGRTCIWLGLREGDKVTALAVLAMADTIRPEARELTAQLHKLGVKKVVMLTGDHRLVAKTIAEEAGVDEIQAELLPEDKLKVIVELKKEGRVMMVGDGVNDAPALATSDLSVAMGAAGTDVAMETADVVLMGDRLENIPLLLSHSRRARRVLVQNLVFSAAVIITLVIAALGFALPLPIGVVGHEGSTVIVCLNGLRLLMIGRSAI, from the coding sequence ATGAAACCGGAAAACGAAGGATCCGACATCCTCGGCGAGGAGATCCACGACCTTGCCGACCATGAGGGGATACTCGGTGTCAGAGCGGATCCGGCGCATGGACGTTTGGAAATCGAGTTTGATCCGAGCCGCCTCAGCGAAGACGAACTGAGGGATGTTGCATCGGAGCACGCCTCCGGGCTTGCGATGGAACTGAAGAAGCTCAGCTTCCGGCTCGAAAGCTCCGGCTGCGAGGCGGGTGCGCTGAAGCTGGAGAAAAAGGTCGGCAAGATCCACGGAGTCCGCCGCGCCACCGCCACTTACCTCGGCAAGGTGCTCTGCCTCACTTTCGATTCATCGGTTGCCCCGGAGAAGGATGTCATAGCCGGACTGAAGGAGACGGGAGCAAACATCGGGCCGCTTGAGCTCGGGAAAAAGGAGGAGAAACCGCTCGCCGCAAAGATCCGCTCCGGCGAGCTGAACGAGGAGATTTCCTGCGGGCTCGGCCTGCTGTTCCTCATAGCTGCTTTCACGGTGGAGAAAATTTCCGGGGTGAACTGGTGGACGCATGGCCTCTACCTCGGAGCCTACGTTTTCGCCGGGCAGGAGGGGGTGAAATCCGCCATCGCATCGCTAAAGGAGAAAGTACTCGATGTGGACGTGCTGATGGTGCTCGCGGCCATTGGCGCCGCCATCGTGGGTGCGCCTTTCGAGGGTGCGTTGCTGCTGTTCCTCTTCGGCTTTTCCAACGTCCTCCAGCGCTACGCCATGGAGCGCACCCACCGCGCCATCGAGTCCCTGCTGACGCTGCGGCCGGACAATGCGTTTGTGAAACGCAATGGGACTGTCGTCCAGGTGCCGGTCGAGGAACTGGAGATCGGCGAGACGGTGGTGGTGAAACCCGGCGAGCAAATCCCGGTGGACGGCACGCTCTCGGAAGGCAGTACCCACGTCGATGAGTCCTCGCTCACCGGCGAGTCCATGCCGGTGACGAAGAACCCCGGCAGCACTCTTTTCGCGGGAACAATCAACCAAAGCGGCGGCATCGAGCTGACCGTCACGAAGCGCTCGGATGACTCAGCCTTGGCGCGGATGGTGAAGCTCGTCGCCGAGGCGCAGGCGGAAAAATCCCGCACCCAGCGCTTCCTGGAAAAGGCGGAGCAGTGGTATGCGATGGGGGTCATCCTTTTCACGATCGGCGTGTTCCTCGTGCCATGGCTGTTTTGGGGAGAAACCTTTGGTCCCGCGTTCTACCGGGCGATGACCATCATGGTGGTCGCCTCGCCGTGCGCGCTGATCATCAGCACCCCGGCCACCGTCCTTTCCGCCATCGGCGGCGCGGCGCGGCGCGGAATCCTGATCAAGGGCGGATCCCACCTGGAGCGCGCAGCTACGATAGACATCGTAGCAGTGGACAAGACAGGCACGCTCACCGTCGGCAAGCCCTCGCTCACAGAAATCGTTTCGCCAAAGGGGCGGCATGAGTTCGGCGACGACCTTCCGCCGGAGGCCATGGAAATCCTGCGCATCGCCGCCGGGCTGGAAGAGAGATCGGAGCACCCGCTCGCCCATGCCGTTGTTGTCGCGGCGAAGAAACTGAAAATCACCTCCCCACCTGCCACCGCCTTCCAATCCACCACCGGCAAGGGCGCCGAAGCCACAATCGAAGACAAGCGCTACGCCATCGGCAGCGAACGCTGGTTCCGTGAGATCAAGGCCGTGGGCTTCGATTCTTTCGCCGAGCTCTCCAAACCCCTCCAGGAAAAAGGCCGCACCTGCATCTGGCTCGGCCTGCGGGAAGGCGACAAGGTCACCGCCCTCGCCGTCCTCGCCATGGCCGATACGATACGCCCCGAAGCACGGGAGCTCACCGCACAGCTGCACAAGCTCGGGGTGAAAAAAGTCGTCATGCTCACCGGCGACCACAGGCTCGTGGCGAAGACCATCGCCGAGGAGGCGGGAGTCGATGAGATCCAGGCGGAGCTGCTGCCGGAGGACAAACTGAAGGTCATCGTCGAGCTCAAGAAGGAGGGCCGCGTGATGATGGTCGGCGACGGTGTGAACGACGCCCCCGCCCTCGCCACATCCGATCTCAGCGTAGCAATGGGAGCCGCAGGCACCGATGTCGCCATGGAAACCGCCGACGTGGTGCTGATGGGCGACCGCCTGGAAAACATCCCCCTCCTCCTCAGCCACTCGCGCCGCGCAAGGCGCGTCCTCGTCCAGAATCTCGTGTTTTCAGCCGCCGTGATCATCACACTGGTCATCGCCGCGCTCGGCTTCGCCCTGCCGCTGCCCATCGGCGTCGTCGGCCACGAGGGCAGCACCGTCATCGTCTGCCTCAACGGCCTGCGCCTGCTGATGATAGGGAGATCTGCAATCTGA
- a CDS encoding TetR family transcriptional regulator, producing the protein MHRAKIHGASPEFQPPCTAGIDKGTGGTWHVRVRVTKVPEGGAKKKLLDAAEILVAAKGFDFVSVRDVTGAAGANVAAVNYHFGSREGLMDMVIAKLLDPLCSARRKALESADKRTATESLVRSYVTAIAETAASLGMQAPLFPRLAGRILALPDEALPGALAMERRDTSALYLSAMPQVRPADWAFFEAGLAQSLIACADSSDLSALQEHWIAFGLRGLCVAGNAKKPEAEPQLKEAKEDEAQGMLFDF; encoded by the coding sequence ATGCATCGTGCCAAGATTCACGGCGCATCTCCGGAGTTCCAGCCGCCATGCACGGCGGGGATTGACAAAGGCACCGGCGGAACGTGGCATGTGCGGGTGCGTGTTACGAAAGTGCCGGAGGGCGGAGCCAAGAAAAAGTTGCTGGACGCTGCGGAAATCCTTGTGGCCGCGAAAGGCTTCGATTTCGTCTCGGTGAGAGATGTTACGGGTGCCGCCGGGGCGAACGTGGCAGCGGTGAACTACCACTTCGGCAGCCGCGAGGGGCTGATGGATATGGTCATCGCAAAACTCCTCGATCCCCTTTGCTCGGCACGCAGGAAAGCGCTGGAGAGCGCCGACAAACGCACCGCCACCGAATCCCTGGTGCGTTCCTACGTGACCGCCATTGCGGAAACCGCAGCCTCCCTCGGCATGCAGGCCCCGCTTTTCCCTCGTCTCGCGGGGCGCATCCTGGCGCTGCCTGATGAGGCGCTGCCTGGCGCGCTCGCGATGGAACGGCGGGACACAAGTGCCTTGTATCTCAGCGCGATGCCGCAAGTCCGGCCAGCCGACTGGGCGTTCTTCGAGGCGGGGTTGGCACAGTCCCTCATCGCCTGCGCGGACTCCTCGGATCTCTCCGCGTTGCAGGAGCATTGGATCGCCTTCGGGCTGCGCGGGCTTTGCGTGGCGGGAAATGCGAAAAAGCCGGAGGCCGAGCCCCAGCTGAAAGAGGCCAAAGAGGACGAGGCCCAGGGGATGCTCTTCGATTTCTAG